The Sphaerospermopsis torques-reginae ITEP-024 genome has a window encoding:
- a CDS encoding salt stress protein, Slr1339 family, translated as MDSIDKLLAEIQAEYKGEKPQPQQPQKLTVTTAKTFITSASGSDGLIDHLLADVKADFAEQDAAEELRKKQELEQEKIRQAQLKTQQLENLQKQAQAWLSKLDPFSSEGLWFERFAQAYPSKLDAAIEYLQNN; from the coding sequence ATGGACTCCATTGATAAGTTATTAGCGGAAATTCAGGCTGAATACAAAGGGGAAAAACCTCAACCACAGCAGCCACAAAAGCTAACAGTAACTACAGCCAAAACCTTTATTACTTCTGCTTCTGGGTCTGATGGTTTAATAGATCACTTATTAGCAGATGTCAAAGCTGATTTTGCTGAACAAGATGCGGCTGAAGAATTGAGAAAAAAGCAAGAATTAGAACAGGAAAAAATTCGTCAAGCACAACTTAAAACTCAACAACTTGAGAATTTGCAGAAGCAAGCTCAAGCATGGTTATCTAAATTAGATCCCTTCTCATCTGAAGGACTTTGGTTTGAAAGGTTTGCTCAAGCATACCCATCAAAATTAGATGCTGCCATTGAATATTTACAAAACAATTAG
- a CDS encoding HEAT repeat domain-containing protein has product MQDNDKDVRRNAASALGRIGVEAKTAVPSLTAALQDNDQFVRYWAAVALWEITKEAKAAVPALIAALQDNDQFVRWTAASALGRIGVEAKTAVPALIAALKDNDGEVRFWAASALGKIGVEAKTAVPALIAALKDNDVEVRGWAASVLGSIGVEAKAAVPALIAALKDNDSSVRINAASALGRIGVEAKAAVPALIAALKDNDSSVRWSAASALGDIGVEAKATVPALIAALKDNDEGVRSNAAFALGSIGVEAKTAVPALIVALKDNDKDVRRNAASALWKITKEAKVAVPTLIAALKDNDERVRRNAAEALGDIGVEAKPAVPNLIAALKDNDGEVRFWAANALGKIGVEAKTAVPTLIVALKDNYKDVRRNAASALWKITKEAKVAVPTLIAALKDNDKDVRWKAASALGDIGVEAKVAIPALIEALKDKNKEVRYHAAAALGSIGGETKAVIPLLIEGLKDKDKYIGYAHQKSADALQVIGENYQNKAATMPIADLDQAISDLEKALPALKGIQDKNLKLDSQIASVNRSLDHLKKIRQSRN; this is encoded by the coding sequence TTGCAGGATAATGATAAAGACGTTCGCCGTAATGCTGCTTCTGCCTTGGGGAGAATAGGAGTAGAAGCGAAAACTGCTGTTCCTTCTTTGACAGCAGCTTTGCAGGATAATGATCAATTCGTTCGCTATTGGGCTGCTGTTGCCTTGTGGGAAATAACAAAAGAAGCGAAAGCTGCTGTTCCTGCTTTGATCGCAGCTTTGCAGGATAATGATCAATTCGTTCGCTGGACTGCTGCTTCTGCCTTGGGGAGAATAGGAGTAGAAGCGAAAACTGCTGTTCCTGCTTTGATCGCAGCTTTGAAGGATAATGATGGAGAGGTTCGCTTTTGGGCTGCTTCTGCCTTGGGTAAGATAGGAGTAGAAGCGAAAACTGCTGTTCCTGCTTTGATTGCAGCTTTGAAGGATAATGATGTAGAGGTTCGCGGTTGGGCTGCTTCTGTATTGGGTTCTATAGGAGTAGAAGCGAAAGCTGCTGTTCCTGCTTTGATAGCAGCTTTGAAAGATAATGATAGTTCGGTTCGCATTAATGCTGCTTCTGCCTTGGGGAGAATAGGAGTAGAAGCGAAAGCTGCTGTTCCTGCTTTGATCGCAGCTTTGAAAGATAATGATAGTTCGGTTCGCTGGTCGGCTGCTTCTGCCTTGGGTGATATAGGAGTAGAAGCGAAAGCTACTGTTCCTGCTTTGATTGCAGCTTTGAAGGATAATGATGAAGGGGTTCGCAGTAATGCTGCTTTTGCATTGGGTTCTATAGGAGTAGAAGCGAAAACTGCTGTTCCTGCTTTGATAGTAGCTTTGAAGGATAATGATAAAGACGTTCGCCGTAATGCTGCTTCTGCCTTATGGAAAATAACAAAAGAAGCAAAAGTGGCTGTTCCTACTTTGATAGCAGCTTTGAAGGATAATGATGAACGGGTTCGCCGTAATGCTGCTGAAGCCTTGGGTGATATAGGAGTAGAAGCGAAACCTGCTGTTCCTAATTTGATAGCAGCTTTGAAGGATAATGATGGAGAGGTTCGCTTTTGGGCTGCTAATGCCTTGGGTAAGATAGGAGTAGAAGCGAAAACTGCTGTTCCTACTTTGATAGTAGCTTTGAAGGATAATTATAAAGACGTTCGCCGTAATGCTGCTTCTGCCTTATGGAAAATAACAAAAGAAGCAAAAGTGGCTGTTCCTACTTTGATAGCAGCTTTGAAGGATAATGATAAAGACGTTCGCTGGAAGGCTGCTTCTGCCTTGGGTGATATAGGAGTAGAAGCGAAAGTTGCTATTCCTGCTTTGATAGAAGCATTAAAAGACAAAAATAAAGAAGTTCGCTATCATGCTGCTGCTGCTCTGGGCAGTATAGGAGGAGAAACCAAAGCAGTTATTCCTCTGTTGATAGAAGGATTAAAAGATAAGGATAAATACATTGGCTATGCTCATCAAAAATCTGCCGATGCTCTCCAGGTAATAGGTGAAAACTATCAAAACAAAGCCGCCACCATGCCTATTGCAGATTTAGATCAAGCTATATCAGATTTAGAAAAAGCACTCCCAGCTTTAAAAGGTATTCAGGATAAAAATTTAAAATTAGATTCTCAAATAGCCTCTGTAAATCGCTCTCTTGATCATCTGAAAAAAATCAGACAATCTCGCAATTAG
- the acpP gene encoding acyl carrier protein — protein MIIANNSNINEKVFRKLKRIICEQLNVNENKIDLNTNFIEDLGADSLDAVELVMAIEEEFDIEIPDQVAERINTVKQALDYIIEKATS, from the coding sequence ATGATTATAGCTAATAATAGTAATATCAATGAAAAAGTATTTAGAAAGTTGAAAAGAATTATTTGCGAGCAATTAAATGTTAATGAAAACAAAATTGACTTGAATACAAACTTTATTGAAGATTTAGGTGCTGATTCTCTTGATGCTGTTGAATTAGTTATGGCTATAGAAGAAGAGTTTGATATTGAAATACCTGATCAAGTTGCTGAAAGGATTAATACAGTTAAACAGGCTCTAGATTATATAATTGAAAAAGCTACTTCTTAA
- a CDS encoding type II toxin-antitoxin system HicA family toxin, whose product MKVRAVIQRLEADGWYLARTRGSHRQFKHPHKLGTVTVSGKPNIDVPIGTIKSIWKQAQLEEE is encoded by the coding sequence ATGAAAGTAAGAGCAGTAATTCAGCGACTAGAAGCTGATGGTTGGTATTTAGCCAGAACAAGAGGAAGTCACCGACAGTTTAAACATCCTCATAAACTTGGTACTGTTACAGTTTCCGGTAAACCTAATATTGATGTACCCATTGGTACAATAAAAAGTATATGGAAACAAGCACAATTGGAGGAAGAATAA
- a CDS encoding type II toxin-antitoxin system HicB family antitoxin, translated as MRYTVVIEKGNTSYGAYVPDLPGCIAVAETLAEVQQLIVESIEFHIEGLIESGLPIPQPTSIAQEVEVLI; from the coding sequence ATGCGTTATACAGTAGTAATTGAAAAAGGAAATACCAGTTATGGGGCTTATGTTCCCGACTTACCCGGTTGTATAGCTGTGGCTGAAACATTAGCAGAAGTTCAACAACTAATTGTAGAGTCCATAGAATTTCATATAGAAGGTTTAATAGAGTCAGGTTTACCAATTCCTCAACCTACAAGTATCGCCCAAGAAGTTGAGGTTTTAATTTAA